Genomic segment of Panicum virgatum strain AP13 chromosome 2K, P.virgatum_v5, whole genome shotgun sequence:
GCCCTCTCACCCCCCGCAGCCGACGCCGTCTCGCGCAGGGGCGTAGGCGCAGCCGCCACCcacggccccgccccgcccgtcTCCGCCGTCTTCGGTGCGCGCCGTCTGCCCCTCCCGGCTACCCCAAGCTCCAGCCCCAGGCGGCCTCGccgtccggcgcggcggccgtcgtcgagTTGTTGCCCGGCCGGGTAAGGACCCGCGAAGACGGCTACTTCCATTGATTCCTGCAATATAAGTCCGATTTAGTGGTTTCAGTGTATGTTTGATTCTTGACGGAGCAATTTGACCCTCTTTATTTTGAATTCACTTCCAATATTTCACAAATGTCTCAGTCATGTTTGGTATTTTTGGTAAATATCGGAATCGAACCGAATTTACCGATACCGAATTGCTTCGGTACCGAGTTTTTTTAGGAACCGATCGGTACCAATATATTCAAGAACCGAATTTGCATGCGTACCgaggaaccgaaccgatcggttcggtaaTACCGAACGCCCAGGTGACTCCGCTCTCCCGTCTCCCCACACTCCCCAGCCTCTCCGCCCGGCGCGCCCGCCCCTCCCTGCGCCCCCTTCCCGCTGCCCTTCTCCAGTTCTCCCTGCGCTGCCTCCATCTCGTGCTCTGGCGGCTCTACCCTCCCCCCGCCTCTGCCGCACCTCCCTCTGCacccgcctcccctcccctatccctgctgtgcgccgccgcctccctgaaTCGGGTCGCCCCTACCGTCGCCCCCTGCATCGAGGCCACGCCACGCTCACCTGTGAGTAGGGGGCACGAAGGTGGATTGGAGGGTGCTTTCGCGGGTCACCTGACGCAGCAAAGGAGCCGCGCTTCTCCACCAAAGCATCAGGGGCTCCAGGGCACTtcaaggtaaaaaaaaagaagctaaTTGCCACTGTACCACATCTGCTTTGTGGATGCGATTCTGAGTCCTTGGACTAGAGCATTCAGTTCTTGTTTCAGTGCTTGGTTCATACAAAGAGAATACTTTTTCAGTGTCTTTGGGAACTAGAGTAGCTTCTTGTGTTAGCACATGGTCTAGACTAATATGatgaaacaaattaaatagGCTATTGCCATAAGATAATGCATGTTTTACTGAATTGAATTAGTGAATGGTTGGCTACTGGATTgcatgttttactgaatttgaTATTATTGTAATATTATTATGTAGTCAATCAAGATACTAAAAAAACATAAGAATTATTAAGTCCTTCTCATATTCAATTAACAATGAGATAGCATCAGCCTCGGGGCACTTCAGACATTTTACCACTCAACTTGGAGAATCAACTCAAAATAATCAAGATTGCCAAACACCCAGCTTATCTAGATAGCCGATTCTCCTGACGGCTGGCTTATCACGTAATCTTGCTTCTCAGAAAAGCGAGATCTAGATAAGCGGAAACAAGCAGGACCTTAGACTGACAGATAGGGGTCCCTGTGCGACCGGCCTCCCACTCCCCTCGACACTGCTGGTGCCACCAGTGTCCCTCGCTCCAACGTCGCCGCTCCTACCCGTTGTAGTGGAGTGGAGATCTATCCAGCCGTGGGCTGTTTAATCTTTTTGATTCTGGTAAGCAACAATCCTGGCTCGATTTGATGGATGGTTATCGATTATTCTAATGCTTAATTCGTTCGGTTCCATGGTGCTCTTTTTTTTGCTGCTTATCTAATCTAATCCatcaatcatggactaattaggttcTTCAGCGCGAGAGGTCGACACATCCTAGGTGTGGGTGCAATTcagttttcaaaatttttgtggtgCAAACTGAGCTTGTTTGTGCAAGTAAATCACACCACCGGAAAGCATGAGAAGGCGGCCGGGGATCGCTGGCTTGCAGAATGCAGTGGCAACTCGCGTATGCCCAGTCTTTCTGCTGATTGACTTAACATTTGCGCTTTCTTTTTTTCCTGCCCTTTTGGAAGATGAGAAATAAAGTGTTGTTGTGAACTTCCAGGACCAATTCCGGCTGGTGGGGGAGAATGTGGCCAAGGTCAGGACTGATGTGATGAAGGAGCAACTTGCGACGTTCAGGTCACAGCTCGAGGAATTTGCTCGTAAGCATAAGGTAATCAGCTGTTCCTGTACTTGAATGTGAAGGAGGAGAAAGAAAACCTGTATCGCACAAAGTATGCAAACTATATAGATCGTGTTTGCATGTGCTATATGTTGAATTCTTATGTACGTTAAAGCTGTTGATTGGACATcggaagagggagggagggacctAACATAGTCCAATACCAAGAAAGATCCACCATATTGGACTGGAAAAATACAGAATTCGGTAGCAGGTCGTGGGGAAACTCATTCATAATTTTTGTGCAGCCCATTAAGTCCCATTGTAATGAGAGATGTCAGTGGAAAGAAAACTTAGACAAGGCATTATAGAATCACCATATGACCATAAATTTAAACGGAAAAGTGTATTCTTATTCTCTCTGGTAATGTTATATATACATATTGTGCTAGTGCAGAGCGACATCCGTAAAAATCCGATATTTAGACAGCAGTTCCATGAGATGTGTGCAAAAGTTGGAGTAGATCCGCTGGCATCTAATAAAGGAGTTTGGGCAGAACTTCTAGGGATTGGTGACTTCTACTATGAACTTGGTTGGTATACTCACTTTAAGCTTTCATGTGGGTTCTTCTGATCGTGGAGGTGAAATTTGATATTGCTATCTTTTTATGTGTTTACTATCCATTTTCATTCTTGCAGGAGTTCAGATAGTTGACATATGCATTGCAACTAGATCGCATAATGGTGGCCTGATTGACTTGCTAGATCTCCGCAAACTTCTCTGTCAGAAGAGAAAAGCTACTCTTGAATCATTATCTGAAGATGACTGTTTACGTGCTATAAGTAAGCTAAAAGTAAGACTTTTAAGCTCCAGTGATCCATCTATGCTTTATATTTTGAAACTTTGGAATTGGATGTACATTGTTTCTACAAGTTTGCACTTTAGTTAACAGATGATAGTTAATACAATGGAAGTTGATATACTCGGGAAGAGTTTTAGCTCATATGGTGCTTCTTTATTGAATTTACAGGTCCTTGGTAGTGGCTTTGAAGTAATTTCTGTCGGGAGGAGAAAGCTTGTGCGGTCAGTTCCTACTGAATTAAATAAAGATCACAGTGGGATACTAGGGCTAGCACAGGTTTGTGCTTTCAATACTGTAATATTTAACACCACACTACTAGAAGCTTTTAAAGTACTAATATGCACTATACTATACTGTATAGGAAAATGCAACATTCCACTGGTAATAACATCATTGGCAATTTGACATGCAGGCTGAAGGCTATGTCACAGTAGAACAAGTTGAAAAGGAATTCTCATGGTCTACTGGTCGTGCGATTGATGCCCTTGAAACTTTACTCAAGGTAATAGTTGTTTCCTCTGAATAGCATTTAGCATGGATCTTTTCATGTGCCAAAGGGTAATTTATAGATCTTTTCAATGCATGTCGTCGCCATATTGATGAATCCTCG
This window contains:
- the LOC120684958 gene encoding vacuolar protein sorting-associated protein 22 homolog 1-like encodes the protein MRRRPGIAGLQNAVATRDQFRLVGENVAKVRTDVMKEQLATFRSQLEEFARKHKSDIRKNPIFRQQFHEMCAKVGVDPLASNKGVWAELLGIGDFYYELGVQIVDICIATRSHNGGLIDLLDLRKLLCQKRKATLESLSEDDCLRAISKLKVLGSGFEVISVGRRKLVRSVPTELNKDHSGILGLAQAEGYVTVEQVEKEFSWSTGRAIDALETLLKEGLAMIDDGHRDGKRRYWFPCVTVSSDTTSSEAK